GTTTTTGACTGGACTTAATGGATATCAGAGAGTCCTGTCTTGTTTTACCTAACGCTTCTTCCATCTGTAAACAAATTTACATCACTTCTTGCAGCTGCTAAGAGCGTGATAAGAGTGAAATATGCTCTCTTTTACAGAGAAAAGTGTAAATCTGCTCATTATACTTCCATTTTTTTAGCACTTTAAGGAATGCTTATATTCACTACGATATTAATCAAATCTCAAAATTTTAAGAGGCACTTTGCATTTGTTTTTGGGCTGCTTTCCTTTGGGCTTAATCAGGCCCCCGGATATCTCAGACAGAGAAGATCCTAATGCTATTTGAAACGGATATAAATATGGGTATTAATATACACTTTTGCTGAACGGCAGCAGGCTTTTTAAACGGGTCTTAATTTACTCGGCATGGAAAGCTGCTAACATTTTTGGCTGAGTTACCAAAACGCATTAACCACGAGATCACTACCGTATCAATCTATGCCCATAATTAACCGCAATATACTCCTAACATCCATATGCCTCTATATAAACCCGTTCCTAGTTACTTcaaaaaacaagttagacTGTTCCAAAAAATATTTAGAGAATTTAATAATAATAAGAAGAGAGATCTTGGAATGGCAGCTGCAATCGTGAAGATGAACAGGGGAGCCTGTTCTTGGGGGCTCTCATGATCATGGCAATGTTCTTCTCCTCTCAAGGGTGGGTCAAACTCAAGCGTAAGTCTCTCTATATGTACTAGATAACACCCCGCGCGTTGCAGCGGGATTTTGTAGTGATGCATAAAAGAGGAAATACATTGTAAAATGTTGTAattcatgaaaatatatttttatttattgaaAACTATGATAAGAGTTGTTATTTTTTGCTGTCAGGAAGGATGATTGTTACATGTCCTTTTCCATTTTTGATGTATTCAACTGTGAAGGAATGCCGATCAGTTGGAAGAATTCTTGTGATGTCTGCACATGAAACTCCATCTTGGCTTCCTTCTTTGAAAGTTATATGCATCAGCTGTTTCATAGGATCATTGAGTTTTTGGATCGCCTTATCAAACATCTTGCAAGCCTCTCTTTGTGGATGAGTAGAAGGTGCTGGTAACTCTATGTTCCTCGCATGCTGGACCAAAAAACTGTATAAGATCAAGAGAGTAGTTGTATGGAAGTGAAATAGAATTGTATGATGAATTGAGTAATACCTGGGTTTCCCTTGTGTCGCTCCATGTTTCAGTGATTGTGAAGACTGTGGCATGgaagttgtatttttttactttgacAAAGGAATGTAATACAGTGTTGTTGATATATAGATGGTTGACACCGTTTTTTAAAAGCTTTTATGGTACATTACAACACCTCCTAAATGAATGATACTAAAAGTTTTTATTACGGGAGTTTCTAAGTATTGAATTGCCATTGGTTTAAGTGGTCAACATACAGATGTTAAGTGAGCTTGAAGTAATCGGCAAAGCTGAGAAGAAAGGGCAGATATTTTATTCACTCAGATAGATGCATATACATGCATTGGACCAACATCAAACAGTATTAATAAGAGGTCTGATTGATTACAATTAAAGGTGGTCAATGGTGACCTATAATTTTGACTCAAGCAACACAATAACAGCAACACTATAACTAATTTTAGGTAGAAGGCAGTGCAGCTGTGACTTCCGATGTTGCTTCCTGCATGGTTGATATGTcctgcatgttttttttttaagtcaGAAAAGGGCTAGAGGAGAAACTCTTGATTATGTACAATTTCAACTTTCCTGTAATAAGGTACAATGCTATCGAGGATAAAAAAATGAGAATGGTTAGACCATGCACGTACTCATGCTTATTCCGTTTGACATCCTGAACCTTTGTTCCATATGTAAGCTCCACCTCATTTTCACTGCGCCGTGTAAACAATTGGTTAATTTAtcaagcaaaatagttagacCATGACTAAATATGACGTTTTGTAGCTGCAGGATACCTTCCTTTGTTCATCAGATCATGTTCCGTAAACTGAATGCTTCGTTTTGCTGCAGACTTACTGCAtagaaaaatagttatttctaaTTCATGTTAACTGTGAACAGATTAGTATATACAGagaattatttttgaaaactttaaaattttaaaaattacatGAGATTGTCTTTGTCGGTGTCAGTAGCTGCAAGTTGGGGAACGGGAGGTGTATTATTGCTGGATTCATCTTGTGCATAGACAATTGGACTGTCAGTAACAAAAATTTGGTAAGGATGTTGACATGGAGCTTTTAATTTCAATGTTATGATTGATTGCAAACCTCTGGGTACTCATGGATGAAGATGGAGTGGTAATTAGTTCCTTGCTTGAAGATGACTGAAAAAAATTAATGTTTAAAATTAGTACTTTTGCGTAATATGGTTGTAGCTAGGACGAAATAGATGAATGAATATGGATTGTGTAACCTCTATGGAGGGCAGCATTTGTCCATTGTCAGCCGAGAAGATCTTTCTTATGACATAGCTTATGGGAAACCTGGATGTTGAATTGTCGAAGCCCGAGGCTTAGACACCAGGGGTGAgtggcacccccttttaggttcggctgAGGGTGTCAGGGATcgctccagcgatcgccggcgagaccaatgtcaagcgtgaaAATGCACACGatcgttttacccaggttcgggccaccctgaggtgtaaaaccctacggcCTGCTTCTGTGTTCTTATTAGCCagtgaacaagggtttacaggttgcccgggggagttcccgggcgttctctccttttctgctaagcgctacttgctatttctggctAAACTAGTAaggaaccgaaccctttgaccgttggcaggGGTCTttcttttatactcaaggggataccacagatgccttggtgcatgggtgacaagtggcgagcaaagaactcgggcagcttgccctcgctgcgctggcttgcatgcatggtgagtagccctgcagctagggCGCTACGTGCCTAGAATTCACAGCGGGCCAGTCATTGtgggctgactggacggggaatcccctttctaccggagcattaaatgcttgcttgtgcttcactccttgccctgacgagccctgcgcacagggagcccgccgggcggccacgtggcatcGATGCTCTGTCCGTTTGGTACCGTCCTTGTAGCAAGCGTCTGTGCCTGGGAACaccttcccggggagcgcccaGACGGGAATTCTCTCGTTGCCTTCCAGGGCAACCCTCGCAGCctggctagccctgccgggctgatggtttgccgggcagcttgtgcggtgctgcccgAGGCGCTATCCTTGCAGGGAGCGGGTGAGGCGATCCACGCGTCATGCAATGATGGCaccccaggtgccactggtgcgacatgtATCAACCTTCATTCCTATATGGAATAATTTGGTTTTACCAATGGCATTATCAAGGGTGGCCACATGTTGAGCGGCATGTCCCGCATTCCGCCCTACCCTTCCCTTAAtcacgggtggttaaggccacgtcccGCATTTCCCCTCTTTAAGCGTAATTATCCCCAGCTCGCCCGTAAGGTGCGGACGCGACCATTGCTCAACGCCGGGGTACTATAAGATCCCACCGCTTCGCTagggagcaaacacttagccccccagcacttcttcctcatccccatTCCTCCTTGAGCCCCTGATTCTTGCTAACCTCCGCCCacattccccatggcgcccacagcccccaagagagggaaaggctccaagagttcCGCGGCCGACAAAGGCGAGaaggctcccaagaagcctctctcggagaaggaccagaagaaacGGGAGTTAAGGGCCACGCAGGCCTTCTTcaggcccggctacaacggcgaggggttCGACAAGATCCgacatgccgtcgcctcccggttcaacgagtacggcgagacgctcgtcttccccgccggcgctgaccaccaggacaatgacttccgggtgttcgcccgcttcatccttgccgggctGGTACCTCCattctccctcttcctccacgcactCATGGTGGCGTACCAGCTCCGGGTTGCGcaactccaccccacctccctcttccttctcgtcgtcttccaattcctctgcgaggggttcgttggggtgatgccgtcagtggcGTTGTTCCGCCGCTACTTTTACCGGCGCGTCGAGCAATCggaggcgatgtcgtcggtgGTGGTGTTCCATGCCCGTgacaagatgaagtcggagttcatcgtgtggacggagaagaagattgagaaggagtggcgcgcgaattggtgctgggttcgcGTGGAGGATCCCGATGAGCTCATCTacgcgcccaccgagctgcccgCGAGCAACGATGGTTGGCGGGACCGCTACAGCCGCGACGTggagctcctccccatcgtcgagcggatcaaggccctgcgacTAGCGGTGCTCATTGGTCtcgacgtggcacgcacctacatcagccggcgcatcgcgccgctgcagctacggTCTCGCctcgcgtggatgtacacgagGCCCGGGGACAACACGCGCCTCCAGAACGGGGGCGTGACCCCGGATGCAATCcgggcgtgggtgaaggggatcaccggcgaggatgccCCATTCACGAATCTGCCCCCGGGGGCTCCATttctccacgccggcgtcgcggggcTGCATGACATCGTCAGCAGctacccgccctgcaacgagtgggggctgatgtccgattCCCCTGCTCGAGCCCCGCAACCTCCACCAGCCGCCGCCCGTGGGAAGCGAGTGGCCGAGGAGAGGGCGGGGGGGAATCGGAGCTCAGCTGGCCCAACGTCGAGTCCTCCGACGAGGCTGGCCACGttgcccttttataggcacggtGAAGAATCCTGCCACTATGCACGCCGAGTTACCGCGGCACATGTGGcgacaccccccccccccccctcggtAAGAACCTTGGAGCGGTCGCCATGCACCACTGGCTACCCGCTAAATGACACGGCCCGTGAGCACTCCATGAGTGTCACCGTGCGCCCGATTCCATCCTTATcttgcatgtcagattcttaccacGCCTGAGAtgctgtaattttttttcgaaatgcacgaaaaaagacGCAGCACAGATAGAAACAGACAGAGCACAGGTagccctcctgcctcccagcccccaggcacagaagggtcaataccaaacttgggtgtgagcactcttccaATCCCAAGACACATACACtgcgtggtgcacgttgcggggaaccCAGCAATGGCAcgaccccgtgccggagtgatccgaCAACGGGATTTtagttttcgaggctccggcagcccctgctcacagccaaggatggaaagagacttttGTGCACTTAGAGCAGAAGACAGAAGgaagaacatgcaaataacgagacaacttgaaattTAGAAGAAACcgcttatctttattcatagaaactagcggattacaatcgggggttgcccgactacactagttcgagaggcatgctgccggagcatcacctgtgggtcgggctccgccgcttcacgggtagaacttgcgcaagtgctcaaggttccaactgttttgcaccagcaagccttcttcggtttccagccgaaCAGcgcccggcctggtcacctgcactactcGAAAGGGGctctcccatttcggagccaacttgttcacggccttcgttccttgtatccggcgcaggacaaggtctccgacctcgagctccaggggacggacccgcctgtcatgatAATGGCGGAGCCCCTGCTGATAGCGCGCAGCTCtgacagcagcccggcatcgaagctcttcgatgaagttaagatcgtcaaccctctgctcgtgttggctatgcttaccgtacgcgcgtactcgaggggatccatgcttgagctcgaggggcagcaccgcttctgtcccgtagacaagggcgaaaggagtttcgcccgttgcgcggctaggtgtggtcctgattgaccacagcacgggctggagttcttcgacccagtgcttcccgtggcctttgagcttgtcaaaggttcttgtcttgagcccccgcaacacctctgcgttggctcgctccgcctgtccgttgctcctcagGTGAGCgacagaggcgaagtggatcttggtgcccatgccctcgcagttggcttggaacacggcgctcgtgaattgtgagacattgtcggtgatgatgccattgGGCACGccaaaccggcacacgatgcccttgaagaatttgatggccgcctgagcggtcaccttccgcaccggttccacttccacctacttggagaacttgtcgatggccaccaGCAAATACTTGTAGccaccaaccgctctcggcaatTTGCTGATGATGTCaacccccagaccgcgaacggccaggaggatggaatgacttgcagggcctgcgccggctggttactcttcttcgcgtggaactggtacgcctcgcacgtcttgaCTAGCTGCTCAGCATCGGCTAGCGCTgcaggccagtagaagccgagCCGGAAGGCCTTGTCGGCTAAAGTctgggaggccacatggtgcgagcatgtgcctctgtgtatgtcttccagaagtgcgcgcccttcgtcttggggcatgcagaggagcttcactccatttgcacacctccggtagagatccccatctaccagagcgtacatcttggcttgtcgggctacacgctccgcggcaacgtcatcttccgggagggcttccCCCTTCAGGTAGTGGGCGATGTCCGCTGCCCAAGGTGGGGTTTCCCTACTTACGCATGCCGCCGCAttagcggcatggacctccgttgttacggggtttccttcggttgtcggggggggggggcttcttcggcagccggcttgggagcGACCGAAGGCGCAGtttgcctgtgccagaacacccttGCCGGAACCTCCCGGTGctctgctgcccacttggacagttcgtcagccgcgaagttatccttgcgcttgacgtgctcgaatcgcaaacccttgaacttgcgttccagcttgcggacttcatctacgtacgctgccatctgcgggcagtcgtagtccttgttaacctggttgatcatgagttgtgaatccccgcgaacaaccagacGCTTGATATcaagggcgatcgccgcccaCAACCCTGTGAGCAACCCTTCgtactcagccgtgttgttggtggagttggggaagtcaaGCTGGATTGCGAACTTCAGCTGGTCTCgagtgggtgactcgatgacgactccaaCGCCAGCTCCCTGCAGGCGTAAcacgccgtcgaagtacatgatccagtggccctcgtccagcttgccgggcaggctggtctccggctcttcctcttctatgcccgtcgagGTCCATTCTTCAactcttggtgttggtgaagtgtagatcgaactctgacaactccatcctccactcagccacccttccggtggcctcacggttggtgagggcccgctcaaggCAAAACCCTTATACTACcatgacgcggtgcgcctgaaagtagtggcgcagcttgcgtgatgcaagcagaatccacagcaagagcttctgcacttgcgggtaccgcgtgcgggcgtcgcgcaacaccgtgctgatgaagtacaccgggtgttgcacgagccgcttgcgcggtgttGACGCCGCCGGCTCGACGGCGGTTCCTGGGTCCGAGGAGGTTGCCTGGGCTGGCTCAGCCCCCCGGaggtcttcttctctctcggcaactagcaccgagctgaccacttggtcagtcgtcGCTAGGTAGattagcagcggctcgcccagcttgggggcgacgaggattggcggcgacttcaggtactgcttgagatcctggaacgccgcctcagcctcgggggtccagtcaaTTGGGCCCTTcctcttcattaccttgaagaaaggcagggtgCATTCGCCCAACATCGAGATGAAGCGCCCCAGCACGGCTACGCAGccgtggaggcgctgcacgtccttcaccctgcggggagcctccattttctcgatagcttctatcttctttgggttggcttgaatccccctgtgagaaaccaagaagctcagaagctgccccgagtctacaccaaaggtgcatttctcagggttcaacttgagcttgatcctgcggaggttatcgaacgtttcccgcaggtcatcaatcagcgagtccccgcgcttcgatgtgatgatgatatcatccatgtaggcctcaacgtttcggcctagctgggatcccaaacactcgcgtaaagcacgctggaatgttgagcccgcgttcttcaacccgaaaggcatgcacgtgtagcagtagcagccaaccggggtgatgaacgccgttttttcttcgtcttcgactgccatcttaatttgatggtagccggaaaacgcatccaaaaaacacagcaaatcacaaccggcagtggaatctactatttgatcaatgcgaggtacagggaaaggatctttaggacacgcacggttaagatcagtaaaatctacacacgcGAAGTTTATTcccccccttgggtactactgcagggttagctaaccaagtggggtatagtacttccctgatagcccccgcagttttaagcttgtccacttcttgcttgatgaaatctttgcgctcccgtgcttgccggcggatcttttgcttgatggggcgggcgtctggacgcaccgcgagtcgatcctcgatcacctccctagggactccggggaggtccgacggttcccaagcgaacacgtcggcgttctcccggaggaaagtgatgagggcactttcctatttggcattgaggttcgcaccgacggtgacggtgtgctcctcgttgccggcttggaggtgtagcttcttcaccttggcggcctcctccttgagcttctggcccttgccggggcgtaAGCTCGAGCCTGCACCTCCCCCGACAAGCTcctgcggggtagcgcgggccttcttcgctgtGGGGCCGTCGCCCGACAGCGAGCCTTCACTTCCGGCAATGCCTTCGTCACCGGAATTggcttcg
The Brachypodium distachyon strain Bd21 chromosome 2, Brachypodium_distachyon_v3.0, whole genome shotgun sequence genome window above contains:
- the LOC100821594 gene encoding uncharacterized protein LOC100821594 isoform X1, yielding MLPSIESSSSKELITTPSSSMSTQSPIVYAQDESSNNTPPVPQLAATDTDKDNLIKSAAKRSIQFTEHDLMNKGSENEVELTYGTKVQDVKRNKHETYQPCRKQHRKSQLHCLLPKISYSVAVIVLLESKL
- the LOC100821594 gene encoding uncharacterized protein LOC100821594 isoform X2, yielding MSTQSPIVYAQDESSNNTPPVPQLAATDTDKDNLIKSAAKRSIQFTEHDLMNKGSENEVELTYGTKVQDVKRNKHETYQPCRKQHRKSQLHCLLPKISYSVAVIVLLESKL